Proteins encoded together in one Miscanthus floridulus cultivar M001 chromosome 16, ASM1932011v1, whole genome shotgun sequence window:
- the LOC136513047 gene encoding uncharacterized protein, translating into MYHVFCFLQIQINTGGHKCASTTRVEDITMANIKWVAERAVQFLKKKPGMGATEMKKELKFKYGIDVNYHTVYKGTKRASDKLFGKISDSFDWLYRFKAEIELRSPGSVVEIDTTTDEEGKVRFSRFFCAFKACIDGFVNGCRPYISMDSTALNGMWNGHMPAALALDGHNWMFPLAFGFFESETKDNWVWFMQQLRKAIGPMDPLAICTDACKGLESAVKLVFPQAEMRECFRHLMENMKKYYSGDVYGKNMWPAARAYSPHKHKYFFDKVLAASQGVQKWLDEHHPFLWARSKFSPDIKCDYINNNLAESWNSWIKEHKDLPLHCMADAIREKIMVLFGKRRKISLALPQGILPAVILQLNAASRGLGHMNITKGHPTEAEVTEVYKDEDVRRHVVYLPQKICTCRQWQLTGKPCPHALTVITSMRQPDMGSYVDNCYSVAKFQAAYAGIIPSITDRNQWPEDKKGYKVHAPVQKEKKKKPGRLRINRIKPASETGGRATRQVQCPNCKEYGHRATSSKCPLNGTKKRCPLTVRCNMH; encoded by the coding sequence ATGTACCATGTTTTCTGTTTTTTGCAGATTCAAATAAATACTGGGGGGCACAAGTGTGCATCTACAACAAGGGTTGAGGACATAACAATGGCCAATATCAAATGGGTAGCAGAAAGGGCAGTTCAATTCTTGAAGAAGAAGCCAGGAATGGGGGCTACAGAAATGAAGAAAGAGTTGAAGTTCAAGTATGGGATTGATGTCAACTACCACACAGTGTACAAAGGGACAAAGAGAGCATCTGACAAGTTATTTGGTAAGATCAGTGATTCTTTTGATTGGTTGTATAGGTTTAAGGCTGAAATTGAATTGAGATCACCTGGTAGTGTGGTAGAGATAGACACTACAACTGATGAAGAAGGCAAAGTTAGGTTCAGTAGATTTTTCTGTGCATTCAAAGCATGTATAGATGGATTTGTGAATGGCTGCAGGCCTTATATTAGTATGGACTCAACAGCCTTGAATGGCATGTGGAATGGCCACATGCCAGCAGCCTTAGCTTTAGATGGACACAATTGGATGTTTCCTCTTGCATTTGGGTTCTTTGAATCAGAAACAAAGGACAATTGGGTTTGGTTcatgcaacaacttagaaaagcaATTGGACCAATGGATCCTCTAGCCATCTGTACAGATGCATGCAAGGGGTTAGAGTCTGCTGTAAAGCTGGTTTTTCCTCAAGCAGAGATGAGAGAGTGTTTCAGGCATTTAATGGAGAACATGAAGAAGTACTATAGTGGTGATGTATATGGCAAGAACATGTGGCCTGCAGCTAGAGCATACTCTCCACACAAGCACAAGTATTTTTTTGACAAGGTGTTGGCAGCAAGCCAAGGAGTGCAGAAGTGGTTGGATGAGCACCATCCATTTCTTTGGGCAAGAAGTAAGTTTTCACCTGACATCAAGTGTGACTACATAAACAACAATCTAGCTGAAAGTTGGAATTCTTGGATCAAGGAGCATAAGGACCTGCCTCTGCATTGCATGGCAGATGCTATAAGGGAGAAGATAATGGTGTTGTTTGGCAAAAGAAGGAAGATTTCTCTAGCCTTGCCTCAGGGTATATTACCTGCTGTCATTCTTCAGCTGAATGCTGCCTCTAGGGGACTGGGACACATGAACATTACAAAAGGTCACCCAACTGAAGCTGAAGTGACAGAGGTTTACAAAGATGAAGATGTAAGGAGACATGTTGTATACTTACCTCAGAAAATTTGCACTTGTAGGCAGTGGCAGCTAACTGGTAAACCATGTCCACATGCACTGACTGTAATTACAAGCATGAGGCAGCCTGACATGGGCTCATATGTGGACAATTGCTACTCAGTGGCTAAGTTCCAAGCAGCTTATGCTGGAATAATACCAAGCATAACTGATAGGAATCAGTGGCCTGAAGATAAGAAGGGCTACAAAGTGCATGCTCCAGtacagaaagagaagaagaaaaagccTGGAAGGTTGAGGATAAATAGGATTAAACCAGCAAGTGAGACAGGAGGCAGAGCTACTAGGCAAGTGCAGTGCCCAAACTGTAAGGAGTATGGTCACAGGGCTACTAGCTCCAAGTGTCCCCTCAATGGGACTAAGAAAAGGTGCCCTCTCACTGTAAGATGTAACATGCATTAA
- the LOC136512902 gene encoding LOW QUALITY PROTEIN: carbon catabolite repressor protein 4 homolog 4-like (The sequence of the model RefSeq protein was modified relative to this genomic sequence to represent the inferred CDS: deleted 1 base in 1 codon) — protein MLKPQTSWAASLPLLLVRRCSRSAASPSPAGDRRFSFLPVCKRRMSTLAQPRFAPLPTEQIESQTDAVAAGYQFRLVSYNILAQVYVKSTFFPHSPSACLKWKSRSKAILTELKSFDADLMCIQELDEYDTFYKKNMENSGYSSIYIQRSGDKRDGCGIFYKPKSAELVQKEGIHYNDLVEKYVPSDHVNSALENNSSTEEDKNAKPDNSKRGDPNDPRVRLKRDCVGLLAAFKLSDPCDHILIVANTHIYWDPEWIDVKLAQAKYLLSRVSQFEQLISNKYDCKPSVIIAGDFNSTPGDKVYNYLVSANLESTDEAPIKLRSLYAANGGEPEYTNYTPGFTGTLDYIFLSDGSSIKPTSLLCLPREDSDDVKGGLPNFQHPSDHLPIGADFLVVNS, from the exons ATGCTAAAACCGCAGACGTCGTGGGCAgcttccctccctctcctcctcgtCCGCCGCTGCTCGAGATCCGCGGCCAGCCCATCTCCTGCCGGTGACCGGCGGTTCTCCTTTCTCCC GGTTTGCAAGCGGCGGATGAGCACGCTGGCGCAGCCGAGGTTCGCCCCTCTCCCTACGGAGCAAATTGAATCCCAAACAGATGCCG TGGCTGCAGGGTACCAGTTCCGGCTGGTCTCTTACAACATCTTGGCCCAG GTTTATGTTAAGAGTACGTTTTTTCCTCATTCTCCATCTGCA TGCCTCAA GTGGAAATCTCGATCGAAAGCTATTCTTACAGAACTGAAGAGCTTTGATGCTGACCTCATGTGCATACAG GAGTTGGATGAGTATGATACCTTCTACAAGAAAAATATGGAAAACTCTGGATATTCAAGTATTTACATTCAGCGATCTGGAGACAAAAGAGATGGCTGTGGTATATTCTATAAACCTAAAAg TGCAGAACTGGTGCAGAAAGAAGGAATACATTACAATGATTTAGTGGAAAAATACGTTCCTAGTGATCATGTAAATAGTGCCCTGGAAAATAATTCTTCAACGGAAGAAG ACAAGAATGCAAAACCAGATAATAGCAAGCGCGGAGATCCAAATGATCCACGCGTAAGATTGAAGCGTGACTGTGTTGGTCTGCTCGCAGCTTTCAAGCTTAGTGATCCTTGTGATCACATTTTAATTGTGGCAAACACAcatatttattg GGACCCAGAATGGATCGATGTAAAGTTAGCTCAGGCAAAATATCTTCTTTCGAGAGTATCTCAGTTTGAGCAACTCATctcaaataaatatgattgtaaACCTTCAGTGATCATCGCTGGTGACTTCAATTCGACCCCTGGTGACAAG GTATACAATTACCTTGTATCTGCCAACCTAGAATCTACAGATGAAGCTCCAATCAAGCTACGCAGCCTTTATGCTGCGAATGGAGGGGAGCCAGAGTACACAAATTACACTCCTGGTTTTACTGGAACACTGGACTACATATTCTTGTCGGATGGTAGTTCAATAAAACCTACTAGCCTACTTTGTTTGCCGCGAGAGGATTCTGACGATGTGAAAGGAGGCTTGCCTAACTTTCAACATCCTAGCGATCATCTACCAATTGGTGCTGATTTTCTTGTAGTTAACAGCTAG